In Catenulispora sp. GP43, the genomic window GATCACGATCGAGGACCGCACATCGTTGGTGGCGGCCCGCACCAGGGCCCGGCAGTGGAGCTCGCGCAGCCGGCCGTCCGGGCCGACCACGAGCCGCTCGTACTGCGAGAGCCGGATCAGCAGGTCGTCGGAGCTGGTGTCGAACTCGCCCAGCAGCCCGGCGATCGGATCCCAGTCCCGGTACACCTCCGCCAGATCCGGCGCCCCGGTGTACACGCTGCGCCCCCGAGCCCGCCGCGGACCGACCAGAGCGGCCAACGCCCCCGGCGGCACCCCGAGAATCTGCTCCAGCCGGCCCAGCGCCGCCATCGACGCGGCCCGCTCGGGCTGGCGACGCCCCGACTGCCAGCTGCTGAGCGTGGCCAGACTGATCGGCGTCCCCTGCCGCCGCAGCCGGTACTGGATCCGGTCCAGGCTCAGCCCGCTGCCGGCGATCGCGGCCCGCAGCGCGGCCGGGAACGGACCGGAGGCCAGCAGCCGCCTCAGTTCGGCGGGTGCTTCCGGGATGTCAGACACGCGAGGTCTTTCCGTCCTGCCGGGCGTGCGAAACACAGTGGAGGGGACAGCGTTACCATCACAGGTGTGTCAGGCCACTGAAACGGACCGTGTGCTCAAGCGGTTTGTCGCCGAGATCCAGTCAGGGGTGCCGGTCATAGCAGAGGACTTCATCCGGCGCGACTTGGCAGAGTTCTGGCTTCCGGCCACGCGCAGACCCCGACTCGGGATGCGCGACATCCGCGAGCACCGCTATGGGGATCCGCGGCCGATCGGTCGTTTGCGACGCGTACGCCGGGCGATCCGGGCCCGGGCTTTCGTGCGACGCGGGATCAAGCGCGCTTTGGCCCACTCAGTACCCTGATATACGCTGATTCGCGAATGCTCCGTCCGCGGCGTTCGCGCCCGGGCGGGCGGCAGCGCCGGGTCGTCCGCGCACCGGAGAGGGTCCCGTCATGCTCCCCACTGCCGTCAGCCCGAGAATCCTCATCGTCGGCGCCGGGCTGGCGGGCACCGCCACGGCGATCCGGCTGCTGTGCTTCGCGCGCGGGCCGTTGGAGGTCGTCCTGCTCGAGCGGCGGGCCGACTACCGGTACGCCGGCGTCGCCTACCACCGCGACGGCAATCCCTGGGACCACGTGTTCAACATCCAGGCGGGCCGGATGTCCGCGTTCCGGGAGGACGTGCTCGACTTCGTCCGCTGGGCGAACACCGAGGCCGACCGGAGCGGCTGGCCGGCGCCGTGGGCCGGCTTCGAGTTCGCCGAGCACAGTCCCGCGCCGCGCCGGATCTTTCAGGACTACCTGGCGCAGCGGCTGGGGCAGGCAGCCCGCGAGGCGCGCCCCGGCGTCGTGCTGGTGGAGGCCGATGGCGAAGCCGTCGATCTGGACGTGCGGGCGAACGGCGTCGAGGTCACGGTGAACCGGTACGCCCCGCGCGGCCGGCAGCCCGGCGGGCAGACCGGCGAACAGACCGAGGTCCTGTCCGCCGACGAGGTGATCCTCGCGACCGGCCTGGAGCTGCGCGAACCGGCCTTCGCCGCCGGCGTGCTCGGCCACCCGTCCTTCGTGCGCGATCCGTACTCCGCAGCCGGTGTCGCAACCCTCGAGGCCCTGGCCCCGGAGGCGACGGTGGCGATCGTCGGCTCCGTGCTGAGCGCCTACGACTCGGCCGCCCTGCTGCTGCGCCGGGGCCACACCGGCACCATCCACCTGATCTCCGGCAGCGGGACCGTCTTCCGGACCTACCCCGACGACCACGAGCACGACGTCGTCCAACTGCCGTGCCCGCACACGCTGCTGCAGCCCTACCACGACCGGGAGGAGTTCCTCGCGCGCCTGCGGGCCGAGTGGGACGCGGCCTGCGCGGCGATCGCCCGCGACTACCCGGGGATCGACGCGGCGGTGGTCGCCGAGCGGGTGGCCAAGGCGTGGGAGCCGTACTGCCCCGAGGCGATCGCGCAGATCCCCACCGCCGAACTGCGGGCGATGCTCGACGAGTACGGCACCGCGATCTCCGCGCTGCGCGTGTGCGCCGTGCAGTACACGATGTCCGTCATCGAACACGCGATGGGGCCCGCGGACGGGCGGCTGCGGCTCGTCGTCGGCCGGGTCCAAGCGATTACCCCGACCGGCTCGGGCCGCATGGCCGCGACCGTCTCCCCACCGTCCGGCACCTCGCACGTCATCGAAGCCGACCTGGTGCTGTCCAACTTCGCCAGAGAACCGGACTACGACCGCGTCGGACAGCCGCTGTGGCGCAACCTGCTGGCCAAGGGGCTCGCGGTCCCGCACCGGCGCACCGGCCGGGGCGTGGAGGTCGACCGGCATGGAACGCTGCT contains:
- a CDS encoding FAD/NAD(P)-binding protein, which encodes MLPTAVSPRILIVGAGLAGTATAIRLLCFARGPLEVVLLERRADYRYAGVAYHRDGNPWDHVFNIQAGRMSAFREDVLDFVRWANTEADRSGWPAPWAGFEFAEHSPAPRRIFQDYLAQRLGQAAREARPGVVLVEADGEAVDLDVRANGVEVTVNRYAPRGRQPGGQTGEQTEVLSADEVILATGLELREPAFAAGVLGHPSFVRDPYSAAGVATLEALAPEATVAIVGSVLSAYDSAALLLRRGHTGTIHLISGSGTVFRTYPDDHEHDVVQLPCPHTLLQPYHDREEFLARLRAEWDAACAAIARDYPGIDAAVVAERVAKAWEPYCPEAIAQIPTAELRAMLDEYGTAISALRVCAVQYTMSVIEHAMGPADGRLRLVVGRVQAITPTGSGRMAATVSPPSGTSHVIEADLVLSNFAREPDYDRVGQPLWRNLLAKGLAVPHRRTGRGVEVDRHGTLLGSHGEPIGPVFSVGVPREGDEIVRNGRTGAFAFNLAAIKNQSIAVAAHALERLDLGEPQDAEEVFGVAADFGNIGQAHRAGFEEAVVLEVKRLATRARGERELLDARVDDRIRSLAAFRHERLVRAAVNRAAVARLTDVSVTPRQLRRRLGLAGIDHPEG